The stretch of DNA CATAGGTCTGTACAGCACCAAACCTCCTATCCCTGTGGAGCACTGGGAGGGGCTAACCCACCAGTAACAGCTAGGGGTgagggagaatgggggaggggatcacTCCAGACCCAGACATGCAAACCAACATAGACAAGACAGAGCGACTCACCAAGTGAGCATCTTGGTCCAGTGCCACCCATCTATTGCTCCTGGAAGCCTCCAGCCTTGCTGCTGGCTTCCGGGAGAGGCCTCTCTTCATCGCGGTCCTGGTGGGTTCATCcttgagctggggcagtggaggctCCCTGGTTAATATTGGCAAGGGCTCCAGGGCTGACCCAGCCGAGGGCTCCATGGCTGGCACGGGGGTAGGATCACTGGCTGGAGTGGGCGATGGATCCCGGGCCGGAGTGAGATGCAGTTTGTGGGCCTTGATGCTGGCCCGGGGCTGCAGAACGAGGGGAAAGCTCCC from Emys orbicularis isolate rEmyOrb1 chromosome 7, rEmyOrb1.hap1, whole genome shotgun sequence encodes:
- the LOC135881567 gene encoding ral guanine nucleotide dissociation stimulator-like; translation: MRRRGSLRAETPVRRSTRLAQSSAEQPVLSEVPSAEGGSFPLVLQPRASIKAHKLHLTPARDPSPTPASDPTPVPAMEPSAGSALEPLPILTREPPLPQLKDEPTRTAMKRGLSRKPAARLEASRSNRWVALDQDAHLSPYVRLKRLQISEEDEEKEELFPTRSESSGEKER